The Coffea eugenioides isolate CCC68of chromosome 8, Ceug_1.0, whole genome shotgun sequence genome has a segment encoding these proteins:
- the LOC113779202 gene encoding NDR1/HIN1-like protein 6, whose product MADHQTKIHPILDIEAPPSARPLVPEGSVRSEKGDPAMLHQPQIQENIPLMHSKPPKNKSCCCKFLCWTISLILILLIILGATAAILYVVFQPKIPQYSVNNLRISDLRLNFDLSLYAKFNVRITAVNPNKKIGIYYEKGSHLSVWYKSTDLCQGTLPKFYQGHQNKTVLNVALTGQAQYGSTLLAALQEEAQTGRIPLDLKIDVPVSIKLGKLKMRKVRVLGSCMLIVDSLSTNSLISIKASTCKFRLKI is encoded by the coding sequence ATGGCAGACCATCAGACAAAAATTCATCCCATACTGGATATAGAAGCACCACCATCTGCAAGACCATTAGTGCCTGAAGGATCGGTCAGGTCAGAGAAAGGTGACCCTGCTATGCTTCATCAGCCCCAAATCCAGGAGAATATTCCACTCATGCACTCAAAACCACCAAAGAACAAGAGCTGCTGTTGCAAATTCCTGTGTTGGACAATCAGCCTCATCCTTATCTTGCTGATCATTCTTGGAGCCACTGCTGCTATTCTTTATGTGGTATTTCAACCAAAAATTCCCCAGTACTCTGTTAACAACCTCCGTATATCTGATTTGAGACTGAATTTTGACTTGAGCCTTTATGCCAAGTTCAATGTGAGGATCACTGCGGTTAATCCCAACAAAAAGATTGGGATATACTATGAGAAAGGAAGCCATTTGAGTGTGTGGTACAAAAGCACTGACCTATGCCAAGGGACACTACCTAAATTCTACCAAGGTCACCAGAACAAGACAGTGCTTAATGTGGCATTAACCGGGCAAGCTCAATATGGAAGTACTTTGTTGGCAGCACTGCAGGAGGAAGCACAAACAGGAAGAATTCCATTGGATCTTAAAATTGATGTACCAGTAAGTATTAAACTTGGTAAGCTAAAGATGAGAAAGGTGCGGGTACTGGGCAGCTGCATGTTGATTGTTGATAGCCTGTCTACTAATAGCTTAATCAGCATCAAGGCCAGTACATGCAAGTTCAGGCTGAAGATCTAA